Below is a window of Myroides profundi DNA.
AACTAATACTATCTAATATAAAAGAATTTATAGACCTTAATTATCGAGAGTTTTATACTACAGAAGAACTGTCTAAGCTGTTTTTTATCAATGAATATAAACTAAAGAGAGGCTTTAAGCATCTATACAATCTTGGACTATTCGAATATGCTCAACATAGACGGATGAATATCGCTATACAGAAGTTAGAAGAAGCTCATCATACTATTGCAGAGATAGCTTTTGACTTAGGATATTCTTCTTCTGTTGCCTTTTCTAAAGCGTTTAAGAAGCACTTCGGATACCCTCCTAAACGATTTCACCTGACTTAGTATAACTTAAATAAAAAAGACGGAATACTTTATCTAAAGTATTCCGTCTTTTTATATTATAATCGAAACTGTGGATTATGCCATAGTTGTGAAAACGTTTTGTACGTCGTCATCTTCTTCGATTTTGTCTAATAACTTTTCTACGTCAGCTATTTCTTCTTCAGAAAGTTCTTTTGTTACTTGTGGTATTCTATCGAATCCAGAAGATAAGATCTCAATTCCTCTACCTTCTAACTCTTTTTGGATAGATCCGAAGCTTTCAAAAGGAGCGTAAATCATTACACCATCTTCATCTTCAAAGATTTCATCAATACCAAAATCAATTAATTCTAATTCGAACTCTTCTAGATCTCTACCTTCTTCAGCAGGGATTCTGAAGTTACATGTATGGTCGAACATAAACTCAACAGACCCTTGTGTACCTAAAGTACCGTTGCATTTATTGAAGTAACTTCTAATGTTGGCAACAGTTCTATTGTTATTATCTGTAGCACATTCGATTAAGAAAGCGATACCATGAGGCCCGTATCCTTCGAATATTACTTCTTTATAGTTTTCAGTATCTTTATCAGTAGCACGTTTAATGGCACGCTCTACGTTATCTTTAGGCATATTAGCTGCCTTAGCATTTTGTATTACGGCACGAAGGCGAGCATTAGCCTCGGGATTAGGTCCACCTTCTTTTACAGCCATTACGATATCCTTACCAATTCTTGTAAACGTTTTTGCCATAGCAGACCAACGTTTTAGCTTACGTCCTTTTCTAAATTCAAACGCTCTTCCCATAATAATTTGTTACTTAATTTTATAAACGCAAAAATAACTCATTATTCAAATATATCATAAAAAAAAAGGAAGCTTATTTTTAAGCTCCCTATTCTTTTGTCTTATTTTTTATAAAAAGGTGTTTTTACCACTTTTGCTTCAACATCATTCTTACGAATACGGATGAATATTTGGCTTCCTTCAGCAGCTAGTGCAACAGGAACATATCCCATACCGATTCCTTTACCTAATGAAGGAGATTGTGTACCTGAAGTAACTTTTCCGATTACGTTACCTTCAGCGTCTACGATTTCGTAGTCATGTCTAGGAATACCTTTACCTACTAGTTCGAAACCAATCAATCTATTTTTGATACCTGCTTCTTTTTCAGCTTTTAAATTATCAGAGTTGATAAAGTCTTTTGTGAACTTCGTTACCCATCCTAACCCTGCTTCTAATGGAGAGATCTCATCGTTTAGCTCATTTCCATATAGGCAGTATCCCATCTCTAGACGTAATGTATCACGAGCAGCTAATCCGATAGGTTTGATTCCCCAGTTAGCCCCAGCTTCGAATACTTTGTTCCAAAGTGCTTCTACATCTTCATTTTTTACATATACTTCAAAACCACCTGAACCTGTGTATCCAGTAGCAGAGATTACTACGTCTTTTACTCCAGCGAAAGTATCAATCACAAAGTTGTAGAATTTGATATCAGCTAAGTTAACGTCAGTTAAGCTTTGCATAGATTCAATAGCCTTAGGTCCTTGTATTGCTAAGATAGAGTATCCGTCAGATAGGTTCTCTAATGTAGCATTCATATCATTATGAGAGCTTACCCAGTTCCAGTCTTTCTCAATATTTGAAGCATTTACTACCATCAAATATTCATTTTCATTCACTCTATAAGTAATAATATCGTCTATAACTCCTCCAGTAGTATTAGGGAAGTAGCAGTACTGAGCTTTACCGTCTACTAATACAGAAGCATCATTAGAAGTAACTTTTTGGATTAATGCCAAAGCATTTGGTCCAGAAATTTTGAAGATTCCCATATGAGATACATCAAAGACACCTACACCGTTTCTAACTGTTTCGTGTTCAATGTTTACTCCTTCATATTGTACAGGCATATTAAATCCTGCGAATGGAACCATCTTCGCTCCTAAAGCTTCATGGATATGGTTTAAAGTTACTTGTTTCATTGTGTTGTTAATGATTTAATTATAATTAGGTGCTAAAGTAAGTTTTTTTTACCTCAAATAAAAGTGCTTTTGTATGGAGATTGTTGTGTTAGTATGAATTAATTATATTATTGATATTAACTACTTTGTTTTATTATATATAATTCTTTGTTATTGATTTTTAATTGATTATACTTTTTATTATCTTAGAGTAATCTAATTTATAAAGAATTAAAGTATGGAAAGAGCAATTAAAATATTAGTAGCACTATTATTGATCTTAAGTGCGTTTACTTCTTCATCAGATCTTGATCTATTAGTTGGTTTTATCGTTGTAGTAGGATTAGGTATACTAGCCTATAACTCTCATATCAATAAGAAGCTAATCGAAATGGGAATGTATATCCTCATTATAGGAATGTTCCAACCCTTTTATGCTATCCCTATAGCACATCAATGGTGGGTAATAATAGAGCTAGTTGTAGCTGCATATCTAGTCTTATCTGCTATATTTTCTAAAACCCAAACAGTAGAACAGAATTAATTTTATCTAAAAATAATACATATAAGCATATTACTGAGTTTGCAGTAATATGCTTATTTATTTTAAATGAGTGGTTTATGATGATTAAAGGATTGAAAGAGTACTGTAATTGAGCATTGAGTTAGGTAAAATCACATTTTAATGAATAAAGTTGTGTTTTATTGAAAATGATGTATTGAGTTGATTATAGGGTTTATTAAATGTTATTTTATTGATTGATTTTCTGTTTTTATATTAATTTGTTACGTCTAGGTGTTTTAAATGTTAATATTTATGTTTTTTTTGTATATTAGCACTGTTGAACTTAAAGATATTTAAGAACATCTAATTACTTTAATAAAAAACAGAGTGGGGACTTGTTTTTTCTTATATAGATGATTCTGATTAGGCCATTCTTAAGGATGGCCTTTTTTTCGGTTTGACAAACTAAAAATTGGTATTTGTGTTTGCAATTTTAGTTTTTAAGGTGAGTAAAAAGCCTGGGTTCAACCCTGGCTTTTTTTATAGACATAAGTTACTAAAGAGCACAAAACAAAAAACCAGAGCTATGGTTATCGCTCTGGTTAAAAAATGAAAGGTATTATAAAAAAAATGATGATTATAATTTTAAGTTCTTTAGTCTTAATGAGTTTGTAATAACTGATACAGAACTAAAACTCATCGCTACAGCTGCAATCATTGGAGATAATACGATTCCAAATACTGGGTATAAAATACCTGCCGCAATAGGAATACCGATACTATTATATATGAAGGCAAAGAATAAGTTTTGCTTTATATTCTTCATTACTCCATGACTTAGATTGATAGCCTTAGGTATACCGATCAGGTCTCCTTGTAATAGTGTTATTTCTGCACTTTCGATAGCAACATCAGTTCCAGTACCCATAGAGATACCTACATTAGCCTGAGCTAGAGCAGGAGCATCGTTTATACCATCACCAGCCATAGCTACTATTCTACCTTGTTCTTGTAGTTTCTTTATTTCGTTTAATTTATCCTCAGGCATTGCCTCAGCTAAGAAGTGTTTAATATTTAATTCTGTAGCCACAGCCTGTGCTGTCTTAGGGTTATCACCAGTGATCATAATCACTTCGATTCCTTTATTTTGAAGATCTTTTACAGCTTGTTTACTCGATTCTTTTATTTTATCGAATAATACTGCATATCCTATAATTGTATTGTTATCAGCGATATAAGATACTGTCTTCCCTTGGCTTTGTTCTCTTTCTACTTGTTGTAGTAAGCTATCAGTTAGTGGAGCTTGTACTACATCCATAAGTGCTTTATTCCCTAGAGAGATACGCTTCTTGTCTACTAGACCTTGTATACCTTTTCCAGTGATATTGTTAAACATCTTTACAGATGTTAGACTTAGACCATCTTCTTTCGCTTTTTTAGTAAAAGATGTAGCTAATGCGTGCTCACTATTTTGGTTAAGTGAAGCTGTTAGTAGTAGTAAATCTTTTTCTGTATACTCTGATGAGATACTTACGATCTTCTCTACTGATGGCTTACCTTCTGTCAGGGTACCTGTCTTATCCGTGATTAATACATCTACTTTATTTGCCGTTTCTAATGCTTCGGCATTTTTAATTAGCACTCCATTCTGAGCCCCTTTACCTATTCCTACCATGATAGACATCGGAGTAGCTAATCCTAAGGCACAAGGACAGGCAATGATTAATACTGCTAATGCATTAACAAAAGCGTAAGCTAATCTTGGCTCAGGCCCTAATGTTTTCCATAGAATAAAAGTAGCTATCGCGATAATCACTACGATAGGCACGAAGTACTTCGCTACCTGATCTGCTAGCTTTTGGATAGGCGCTCTAGATCTACTTGCATTATTTACCATTTCGATGATTTGAGACAGTAGAGTTTCATCACCTACTTTTTCTGCCATCATGATAAACGAACTATTACCATTAATGGTACCAGATACTACCTTATCTCCTTTTACTTTATGTACAGGGATAGGCTCTCCAGTGATCATAGATTCATCTATACTTGATTCTCCTTCTATGATTTCACCATCTACAGGTATCTTTTCTCCTGGTTTTACACGCAGGTGGTTACCTTTTACGATTTTGTCTATTTGTATTATTTCTTCCCCATTTTCAGTAACTAAAGTTGCTTCTGTAGGAGATAGTTTTAATAATTCTTTTATGGCTGTATTGGTACGACTGTGCGCTTTAGCTTCCATTACTTGCCCTACTAATACTAGGGTAAGGATCACAGCTACAGACTCAAAATAAAGGTGAATACCATGCTCTCCTTTAAAGTCATCTGGGAATAGATTAGGGAAGAATAAGGCTACAACGCTAAAGATTAACCCAGCGGCAGACCCTAATCCTATTAAACTAAACATATTAAGATTCCATGTCTTAAAAGAAGTCCATGCTCTACTAAAGAACATCCAACATACATAAACTACCGGAATGGTGAATAATAACTGTATATAGTTATTCCATTCATGAGGTACGATTTTTCCGATCGGGTCTCCAGGAATCATAGATCCCATAGCAAGTATAAATACAGGGATGGTGAAGGCTACTGATATACGCAGTTTCTTCAGCATATCTGTATATGTAGTATCTTCTTGTTCTACTAGAATGGTCTTAGGTACTAAGTTCATTCCACACTTCGGACAATTCCCTGGTTTGTCATACGTCTTATCACCTTCACATAGCATCGGACAGTAGTATACTGTCTTCTCTATTTTTGGTGCAGGGATTTGTTCTAAGTTCATCCCACACACAGGGCATCCTACATTGGTATCATAGACTTTATCTCCCTCACATAGCATCGGACAGAAGTATTTACCTGCTTTATCTTCCATGCCCTTAGGCAGTTCTTGTTGATACATATCTTCTTCAGATACTTCTACAGCTGGTAGAATCTCTTGAGATCCATCTTCTTTGGTTACGACTTCTTGAAGGATATAATTCCCTTTTTTCAATAAAGCCTTTTGTAAAGTTAATGTATCTATATCGTGATGAGACTCTATATGAGCATTTTCGTTTTCTAATGAAACTTCTGCTTGTATACCATGTATTTCATTTAGGGTATCTTCTATTTTGGTTCTACAACCATTACAGCTCATACCGCTTACTTTATATTCTTTTTTCATTTGTACAATAATTCTTTTTGTGCAGATACAAAGTACGAATAAAAAGACAGATATAGTGTTATACAATTTTGAAGAAGGATTATATAGTTTTGAACTTATGACAGCTAAATCTCTTACTGTTTTTAACTATAGATGTGATTTAATGTGTTAAAGGTTATGTTTTTATGTTTTTTTATATTGAGTGTAAATGATTGAGTCTTGATAGGGTCATGCTCCCATAGTGGTCGCATTAAAAATAGCCAAAACTATGCGACCACTATGCGATCATTAGCCGACCACTATGCGACCACTGCCTAAAAAGCTTGTCTCGTCCTACTATAGCTGTACAGTTATTGTTTATAATCCTGCTTTTAACTCTACACTTGTTTTTATAATCCTATTATAATTATACAAGTTATTTTTCTTGCGTTTATCTTCTATAATGTTAATTCCAAGTATAGAACATATATTCATTATTTATTATACACAGAAGGAATAAGTGAGCGTAGTTATTTTTTGTACTTTAGATTTTCAATATAAGATAGAATGAGAAGACTAAGTTTGGGACTGTTGATCGTAGGGATAGCGCTGATGGGGTGTAAGGAAAATAAACAACAAGAGGCTACTGAGGTAAATGTAGAATCTAAAGAGAAAACGACTATAAAGAAGACTAAGTTTATAGAAGGTACTTTAGTGTATAAAATGTCATTAAGTGATTCTCTTATAGGACGACTTATAGAGCATATCAGTCAGGACCCTCTGTATAGTAAAGAATTAGCGAAGAAGTATATAGAAGAGCAGTCAGTAGCAGACAGAGATAGAATTAAGCAGTTTCTGACGAATAATCCTTTGTTTTTAAAGGAGTACAGTACATTACCGTTTATTAAAAATAATGTATATGTAGCGGGCTATGAAGTAGTGTATAAAGGAGAAGGAGCTACGTATATTCTAGAGAATAAGTGGAATGATATATTAGATGAAGGATTTGTTTATGCATCCTCAACGATAGTTCCTAATACAGAATTAAATTTCTCCTACCAAAAGGAGTTCTTAGAAAGAGAACAATTGCATAAACAGATTACTTTAGAGAACTATAATCGCGTAGCAACTGGTGAAATAAGCAATGTGGCAGGCTATGAGGTAGAGAAGGTAATCTATACTATAAATGAAAAGAGTGAGAATAAGAATTTACCTGTATCTGTGACGCTCTATACAAGTAAGTTATTTAACCCTGTGATCAATAAAGTACTGCCTTATTATTTAAATGAAGAAGGTGGAATCTTAAAACTAGAAATAGAGATGGCTGGTGTACCTCATAATGTGAAGATGGTATATGAGGCAGAGATGGCTGTAGAACGAAAGTTGTTAGAACAAGAAACGGTTGTATTAGCTACTAAACGATTTTATGGAACTAAAACGAAAGATGATTTAGCTAAGTTAGAAGAACGGTTAGCTAGTATTTTTGCACCACTGAGCTTATAAAGTAAGATATAGAACAAACAATAATTATAAATATGAAACCAATTATCCAACCTAGTGAACTGCTATCCTTAAAAGAACAAGGGAGTAGTTATATATTAATAGATGCTACGAATAGTAAGGTGGCTAGAGCTGAGTATGATCAAGAGCATTTAGATGGAGCTTTATTTGTAGATGGGAATACACAGCTAGCTCATATAGGAGAAGATGCGTCAAAAGGAGGGAGACATCCTTTGCCTTCTGTAGCACAATTTGCTCATAGTCTACAGTCTTTAGGTATAATGCCTGATAGTCATGTGATTATTTACGACACTGTATTCGGAGGTAATTCTGCTGCACGTTTTTGGTGGATGCTGACTGCTGTAGGTCATCAGAAAGTACAGGTGCTAAGCGGAGGAATGAGTGCTGCGCAGCAGGTAGGTTTTCCAAGTAATAATAATGTGGTCAAAGCAAGTGAAGTAGGAGTGTACCCTGTAACGGAGTGGCAACTACCACTAGCTGATATTAATGAAATAGAGGCGAATGTATCACGTGAGGATTATGTAGTGATCGATGTACGTGAGGCAAATCGATATAAAGGAATAACAGAACCTATAGATACAGTAGCAGGGCATATCCCTGGAGCGATCAATGTTCCGTTTATGTCTAATCTAGATGAGAAGGGGATGTTCTTGACAGAAGAACAATTAAGAGAGAAGTACACTGCTATTCTACAAGATTATCCGTTAGAGAATAGAGCAGTACACTGTGGATCTGGTATTACAGCATGTCATACTCTATTAGCTATTACAGCAGCAGGTATCCCAACACCTAAGCTATATGTGGGCTCGTGGAGTGAATGGTCTAGAAGTAATAAGCCTATCGCAACAGAGGTGTAAATAGTATAAATAATAAGAGCTAACTGTATATAGTTAGCTCTTATTGTTTTATTGTGCAGTATAGAATAGTTGTGCTCCTGGACCTAGAGGTAACTCTAGAAGTAACCAAATCACAAATAAAATAGACCAACCTATAAAGAATACAATAGTATAAGGAAGCATAGTAGAGACTATAGTTCCTATACCTGCTTTTTTGTCATAACGCTGCATAAAGGCAACAATTAAGGCAAAATAACTCATCATAGGAGAGATAATATTAGTAACGCTATCTCCTATGCGGTAAGCCACTTGTACTAGTTCTGGAGAATACCCTAATAACATGAACATAGGGATAAATACAGGTGCCATAATAGCCCATTTAGCAGAGGCGCTTCCCATAATTAGGTTAATTAAAGCAGAGACTACAATAAACATCAACATTAACGGAATAGCTCCTAAACCTGACTTCTGTAGTGTTTCAGCACCTTCTATAGCGAAGATTAACCCTAGATTAGTCCAATTAAAATAAGCAACGAATTGAGCTGCAAAGAACACTAAAACAATATAAGACCCCAAAGTTTCCATCGCTTTTGACATTCCTTTCATTACATCGGTGTCGTTTTTGATGGTTTTAGCTCCGATACCATAAGCGATACCTGCTAGTGCTGCTCCAATAAATAATAAAGCAACAATACCTGACATAAAAGGAGACTTCAGAATCCCTCCATCAGTACCTCTTAAATAACCGCTCTCTGGAATTAGACCTCCTAGTATAAATGCAGTGAATAAAAGACCTGCTATAGAGGCATAGATCAGACCTTTCTTTTCTTCTTTGGTTAAAGGATCTATCGAAATTGCTTTTTCATCTCCTGTGTATTCTCCTAACCTAGGTACAACTATGCGCTCTGTAACCCATGTACCTAGAATAGCAATAATGAAGGTAGATACAAATAAAAAGTAATAGTTCGCAGCAGGGTTAACTACATAAGCTGGATCTATAATTCTAGCTGCTTCTTCTGATAATCCTGCTAATAACGGATCTATAGTTCCCAATAATAAGTTAGCACTATATCCTCCTGATACTCCTGCAAAGGCAGCTGCTAGTCCTGCTATAGGATGTCTACCTGCTGCTAAGAATATAATAGCTGCTAAGGGTACTAATAAAACGTAACCTACCTCACTAGCCGTATTAGAAAGTATTCCTGCAAATACGATAACGAATGTCAGTAGCTTCTTAGGAGAGGATAGTACTATCTTTTTTAGGATAGTACCTATTAATCCTGAACCTTCTGCAATACCAATACCTAATAAAGAGACTAGTACCGTACCTAAAGGTGCAAAGTTGGTAAAGTTAGTAACCATTTTAGAAAGGATCATGTGTAATCCTTCCGCACTTACTAGGTTGAATGACTTTATCTCTTCTTTAGTACCTGGATGGAGTACGGAGAGATCGAAAAAACTGGCTATCCATGAGGCTATAATAACTAATATAGCAAAACTAGCAAACAGAGTTGCTGGATGAGGTAACATATTACCAATCTTCTCAACACTAGATAAAAACTTATCTACTAAACTTTTTTTAGGGTTATCATTCATTTATCAAAAAATTATGTAAAAAGTGAAGATAGTATTTTTTACTTATCTATGAAATGGGGTTCGTTTTTTTACAGTAATTTATATTGATGTAGCATGTGTGGTGTTATTATAACTTTAGGTCATAGATGGACACGTCTTTTTCATTACATGATAAGAACTGCTGAGAGGTAGTGTTATATGTATAAGTACGAATAGTATCATCCTGATAAAGTACTTCTCCATTCTTAGATACGATATATACCCCTTCATCTGAGTTAACTAATACGAAAGCATCGAGTATAGTGTCAAAGTACATAGCGTTGTATTGGATACCTTTATGTTGTAGTTGTATTTTATCTAATAAGGTAGCTTTGTTGTTTTCTAATAGGTAAAGGTGTATCTCATTTAAGGAGTCCTCTGTTGCCTCTTCCTCTTCTTCTATATAGGGATTGTGTTCTACGGCAAGGATATTATTGCTTACCCAACATATTTTTCTTGATTCATGTTCCCCTTGATGAACGATGATATCTTGTATTCTAGGGTTAGTGATAAAGTTATTGACATCATAAGCATTAATACAATCAGAAGATCCCCATACCCATCCTACACTTGCGAAGTACTGATGATTAGGAGATAATAGTAATTTACCATAGAAATAATCATAGGTACTTGGCCAAGCTAGCTTATTGTGTTCTTTACGAGTTTTATAAAATTCGATATGCTTCTCTTCTGCTGCGTCTTCTATTAAAGATTTAGCAGCAGTTAGTATTTGACGAGTATCTAGATTCATGATTTGGACATGGTTCCAATCGTCAGCATAGATGATATGAGGTACTTGATTATCATCTTTATATAGCGCGATAGGGTATTTCGTGATATTAGCGTAATAATCCCCTCTCCATAGATGTAATCGGTATTCTTGTTTAGGATTAATGATATAACCATGACGCTTAAAGTCGTTTACTATAACGATAATATCATCTAGCGTATAGATAGAAATAGGAGCAGTGAGGTCAAAACCGTTATCAGTATACCCCATACTATCTTTTAAAGTGGATACTAGGGTAGTTGCACCTGTCAGAAAATTATGTTTTACGATATCTCCATTGCTCAGTAGCATTACTATTTCGTCAGTATTAGATAGTGTAGAAGCAAGTATGGTATCATCAGTCTGCTGCACATAGCTGTATTTCTGTTCTATAGTCATATATTCTATTTTATAGCGAAGATACGAAGCTATCTTAATGTAGTTATCAAAAAAAATAGTAAAGGCTACTCATCTCTGAATAGCCTTTAGTTTTATTTAGGTTCTATATTATTCCATATTACTTCATCAGGAGTAGGAGCTACTATAGTAAGTGTCTCTTTGGTCACTGGATGAATAAAGGTAAGCTTACGTGCGTGTAAGTGGATACCTCCATCTGGATTACTTCTGTCTGCTCCATATTTTAAATCTCCTTTAATAGGACATCCTATAGCAGATAACTGGCATCTTATCTGGTGGTGACGACCTGTGTATAGATCTATCTCTAGAGTAGAGTAGGTCTTTAGCTGGTGAAACATTCGATAGGTTAGCTTTGCCTTTTTGCTATTAGGAACTTCTTTTTTATGAGCTTTAGAAGTGTTATTCTTAGGGTTTCTCACTAAGAAATGTTCTAATGTGTCTTCTACTTTAGGAGGAGCATCTTTTACTACTGCCCAGTAGGTCTTCTGTGTCTCTCTATTTTTGAATGATTCGTTTAAGCGACTTAGTGCTTTAGAAGTCTTTGCAAATACGACTAACCCAGAAGTAGGGCGATCTAAGCGATGTACTACCCCTAGATACACTTCACCAGGCTTATTATACTTCTTTTTTAAGTATAGTTTGACTATTTCACTTAGTGGCATATCACCTGTCTGATCACCTTGTACGATATCGCCTACGCGTTTATTAATGATGATGATATGGTTATCTTCATGTAGTACTTGTAGATTGTCGGGTGTAGAGACGATTTTCATTTGTAATAATTTTAAACAAAAATATCCTTTT
It encodes the following:
- a CDS encoding RluA family pseudouridine synthase, yielding MKIVSTPDNLQVLHEDNHIIIINKRVGDIVQGDQTGDMPLSEIVKLYLKKKYNKPGEVYLGVVHRLDRPTSGLVVFAKTSKALSRLNESFKNRETQKTYWAVVKDAPPKVEDTLEHFLVRNPKNNTSKAHKKEVPNSKKAKLTYRMFHQLKTYSTLEIDLYTGRHHQIRCQLSAIGCPIKGDLKYGADRSNPDGGIHLHARKLTFIHPVTKETLTIVAPTPDEVIWNNIEPK
- a CDS encoding sulfurtransferase, with product MKPIIQPSELLSLKEQGSSYILIDATNSKVARAEYDQEHLDGALFVDGNTQLAHIGEDASKGGRHPLPSVAQFAHSLQSLGIMPDSHVIIYDTVFGGNSAARFWWMLTAVGHQKVQVLSGGMSAAQQVGFPSNNNVVKASEVGVYPVTEWQLPLADINEIEANVSREDYVVIDVREANRYKGITEPIDTVAGHIPGAINVPFMSNLDEKGMFLTEEQLREKYTAILQDYPLENRAVHCGSGITACHTLLAITAAGIPTPKLYVGSWSEWSRSNKPIATEV
- a CDS encoding YebC/PmpR family DNA-binding transcriptional regulator, which produces MGRAFEFRKGRKLKRWSAMAKTFTRIGKDIVMAVKEGGPNPEANARLRAVIQNAKAANMPKDNVERAIKRATDKDTENYKEVIFEGYGPHGIAFLIECATDNNNRTVANIRSYFNKCNGTLGTQGSVEFMFDHTCNFRIPAEEGRDLEEFELELIDFGIDEIFEDEDGVMIYAPFESFGSIQKELEGRGIEILSSGFDRIPQVTKELSEEEIADVEKLLDKIEEDDDVQNVFTTMA
- a CDS encoding DUF6804 family protein is translated as MERAIKILVALLLILSAFTSSSDLDLLVGFIVVVGLGILAYNSHINKKLIEMGMYILIIGMFQPFYAIPIAHQWWVIIELVVAAYLVLSAIFSKTQTVEQN
- a CDS encoding AbgT family transporter, which codes for MNDNPKKSLVDKFLSSVEKIGNMLPHPATLFASFAILVIIASWIASFFDLSVLHPGTKEEIKSFNLVSAEGLHMILSKMVTNFTNFAPLGTVLVSLLGIGIAEGSGLIGTILKKIVLSSPKKLLTFVIVFAGILSNTASEVGYVLLVPLAAIIFLAAGRHPIAGLAAAFAGVSGGYSANLLLGTIDPLLAGLSEEAARIIDPAYVVNPAANYYFLFVSTFIIAILGTWVTERIVVPRLGEYTGDEKAISIDPLTKEEKKGLIYASIAGLLFTAFILGGLIPESGYLRGTDGGILKSPFMSGIVALLFIGAALAGIAYGIGAKTIKNDTDVMKGMSKAMETLGSYIVLVFFAAQFVAYFNWTNLGLIFAIEGAETLQKSGLGAIPLMLMFIVVSALINLIMGSASAKWAIMAPVFIPMFMLLGYSPELVQVAYRIGDSVTNIISPMMSYFALIVAFMQRYDKKAGIGTIVSTMLPYTIVFFIGWSILFVIWLLLELPLGPGAQLFYTAQ
- a CDS encoding heavy metal translocating P-type ATPase, whose protein sequence is MKKEYKVSGMSCNGCRTKIEDTLNEIHGIQAEVSLENENAHIESHHDIDTLTLQKALLKKGNYILQEVVTKEDGSQEILPAVEVSEEDMYQQELPKGMEDKAGKYFCPMLCEGDKVYDTNVGCPVCGMNLEQIPAPKIEKTVYYCPMLCEGDKTYDKPGNCPKCGMNLVPKTILVEQEDTTYTDMLKKLRISVAFTIPVFILAMGSMIPGDPIGKIVPHEWNNYIQLLFTIPVVYVCWMFFSRAWTSFKTWNLNMFSLIGLGSAAGLIFSVVALFFPNLFPDDFKGEHGIHLYFESVAVILTLVLVGQVMEAKAHSRTNTAIKELLKLSPTEATLVTENGEEIIQIDKIVKGNHLRVKPGEKIPVDGEIIEGESSIDESMITGEPIPVHKVKGDKVVSGTINGNSSFIMMAEKVGDETLLSQIIEMVNNASRSRAPIQKLADQVAKYFVPIVVIIAIATFILWKTLGPEPRLAYAFVNALAVLIIACPCALGLATPMSIMVGIGKGAQNGVLIKNAEALETANKVDVLITDKTGTLTEGKPSVEKIVSISSEYTEKDLLLLTASLNQNSEHALATSFTKKAKEDGLSLTSVKMFNNITGKGIQGLVDKKRISLGNKALMDVVQAPLTDSLLQQVEREQSQGKTVSYIADNNTIIGYAVLFDKIKESSKQAVKDLQNKGIEVIMITGDNPKTAQAVATELNIKHFLAEAMPEDKLNEIKKLQEQGRIVAMAGDGINDAPALAQANVGISMGTGTDVAIESAEITLLQGDLIGIPKAINLSHGVMKNIKQNLFFAFIYNSIGIPIAAGILYPVFGIVLSPMIAAVAMSFSSVSVITNSLRLKNLKL
- the gcvT gene encoding glycine cleavage system aminomethyltransferase GcvT, whose protein sequence is MKQVTLNHIHEALGAKMVPFAGFNMPVQYEGVNIEHETVRNGVGVFDVSHMGIFKISGPNALALIQKVTSNDASVLVDGKAQYCYFPNTTGGVIDDIITYRVNENEYLMVVNASNIEKDWNWVSSHNDMNATLENLSDGYSILAIQGPKAIESMQSLTDVNLADIKFYNFVIDTFAGVKDVVISATGYTGSGGFEVYVKNEDVEALWNKVFEAGANWGIKPIGLAARDTLRLEMGYCLYGNELNDEISPLEAGLGWVTKFTKDFINSDNLKAEKEAGIKNRLIGFELVGKGIPRHDYEIVDAEGNVIGKVTSGTQSPSLGKGIGMGYVPVALAAEGSQIFIRIRKNDVEAKVVKTPFYKK